The following coding sequences are from one Paraburkholderia caballeronis window:
- the tssD gene encoding type VI secretion system tube protein TssD, with protein MTIEKEVDKSSPILYMAVSRAMTLWSAEVKWHRTSEAGREEEYFNTLMRNVKIMSVVPRVLNIKEQPSAHRNHFEIVELMYEEMQWSYPDGNLICKDGWNMVW; from the coding sequence TTGACGATCGAAAAGGAGGTCGATAAGTCGTCTCCCATTCTGTACATGGCCGTGTCGCGCGCAATGACGCTCTGGTCCGCCGAAGTGAAGTGGCATCGCACCAGCGAAGCCGGGAGAGAAGAAGAATATTTCAACACGCTCATGCGCAACGTAAAGATAATGTCGGTCGTCCCACGAGTGCTGAATATCAAGGAACAGCCGTCTGCGCACCGAAACCACTTCGAGATCGTCGAACTGATGTACGAGGAGATGCAGTGGTCCTATCCCGACGGCAATCTGATCTGCAAGGACGGCTGGAACATGGTCTGGTGA